One part of the Vicia villosa cultivar HV-30 ecotype Madison, WI linkage group LG6, Vvil1.0, whole genome shotgun sequence genome encodes these proteins:
- the LOC131614180 gene encoding uncharacterized protein LOC131614180 has product MDRSWMQKNRSSEEYKKGVLEFLTFAETNLPKSNGRFHCPCAKCVNIAPLNANIVWDHLIVNGICQNYTKWIWHGELSDAPMASLREEFDIEASDYLEEMIRDIGQDSFQRAHVHDTLCNDNKVPLYPDCKNFTRLSAVLRLFNLKAINSWTDKSFTQLLELLKEMLPDENTLPDRVYDAKKILCPMGMEYKKIHACPNDCILYWKDNEEKEKCPKCMTSRYKKKGDDESCDVTTKGPPAKVLWYLPIIPRFKRLFANLNDAKNIRWHAEERNCDGKIRHPADSLQWKKVDTLFPDFGNEPRNLRLGLSTDGMNPYGSLSSNHTSWPVLLIIYNLSPWLCMKRKHIMLSMMISGPKQPGNDIDVYLSPLIDDLRKLWDEGIDVFDTYGNLSGYKVKGHKACPICEKDTCYHQLEKGKKTVYLGHRRFLKRNHPYRRLKKAFNGYQEYKVAPKALTGEEVYHRVRNISVSFGKKQKKVTNSNIWKKRSVFFDLPYWSSLDVRHCIDVMHVEKNVCDSVIGTLLNIQGKTKDGLNSRLDMVNMKIREELAPEPRGTKMYLPPACHTLSKEEKIRFCECLQGVKVPNGYSSNVKSLVSIQDLKLIGLKSHDCHILMQQLLPVAIRGILPKNVRHAITRLCFFFNDICNKVIDPDKLDEMENESIVILCQLEMFFPPSFFDIMVHLIVHLVREIKVCGPVYLRWMYPFEQYMKILKSYVKNHYRPEASIVERYITEEAIEFCTEYLSHAKPVGLPKSRHDGRSL; this is encoded by the exons atggatcgtagttggatgcaAAAAAACCGCTCAAGTGAAGAGTATAAAAAAGGAGTGTTAGAGTTTTTGACATTTGCCGAAACTAATCTTCCCAAAAGTAATGGACGATTTCATTGTCCTTGTGCTAAGTGTGTGAATATTGCACCTTTAAATGCTAACATCGTATGGGATCATCTTATAGTCAATGGGATTTGTCAAAATTATACGAAGTGGATATGGCACGGTGAATTGTCTGATGCGCCAATGGCCTCCCTGAGAGAAGAGTTTGATATAGAGGCGAGTGATTATCTAGAAGAAATGATTCGTGATATTGGACAAGACTCTTTTCAACGAGCACACGTACACGATACTCTTTGCAATGACAACAAAGTTCCTTTGTACCCAGATTGTAAAAACTTCACACGATTGTCGGCCGTGCTGAGATTATTCAATTTGAAGGCAATTAATAGTTGGACAGATAAAAGCTTCACACAATTGCTTGAGTTGTTGAAGGAAATGCTTCCAGATGAAAACACGTTGCCGGACCGGGTGTATGATGCAAAAAAGATATTATGTCCTATGGGTATGGAGTATAAGAAAATACATGCATGCCCCAATGATTGCATATTGTACTGGAAAGataatgaagagaaagaaaagtgTCCCAAGTGTATGACATCACGATATAAAAAGAAAGGTGATGATGAAAGTTGTGATGTAACCACAAAGGGTCCTCCAGCAAAGGTGTTATGGTACCTTCCAATTATTCCGAGGTTTAAGCGATTGTTTGCGAATTTAAATGATGCGAAGAATATTAGATGGCATGCAGAAGAGAGGAATTGTGATGGAAAAATTCGGCATCCGGCCGATTCTTTGCAATGGAAGAAGGTTGATACCTTATTTCCTGACTTCGGCAATGAACCAAGAAACCTTAGGCTTGGACTTTCTACAGATGGAATGAATCCATATGGCAGTTTAAGTAGTAATCATACTTCATGGCCTGTTCTATTGATTATTTACAACTTATCTCCTTGGTTGTGCATGAAGAGGAAACACATTATGTTATCTATGATGATTTCGGGACCGAAACAACCTGGAAATGACATAGATGTCTATCTAAGTCCCTTAATTGATGACTTAAGAAAGTTGTGGGATGAAGGAATTGATGTGTTTGATA CTTATGGTAACTTGTCTGGTTACAAAGTTAAGGGGCATAAAGCATGCCCTATATGTGAAAAAGATACTTGCTACCATcagttggagaagggaaagaagactgTTTATCTTGGACATCGAAGATTTCTTAAACGTAACCACCCATATCGAAGATTAAAAAAGGCTTTTAATGGATATCAAGAGTATAAGGTTGCCCCGAAGGCCTTAACTGGAGAAGAAGTCTATCACCGGGTGAGGAACATAAGTGTTAGttttggaaaaaaacaaaaaaaagttacAAATAGTAATATATGGAAGAAGAGGTCCGTATTCTTTGACCTTCCATATTGGTCTAGTCTTGATGTAAGACATTGTATTGATGTAATGCACGTGGAGAAAAATGTGTGTGATAGTGTAATTGGAACACTTCTCAACATTCAAGGTAAGACAAAGGATGGTTTAAACTCTCGTTTAGATATGGTTAATATGAAAATAAGAGAAGAGTTAGCTCCAGAACCAAGAGGTACCAAAATGTATTTACCACCGGCATGCCATACATTGtcaaaagaagagaaaataagattTTGTGAGTGTCTACAAGGTGTGAAAGTGCCCAATGGCTACTCCTCAAATGTCAAAAGTCTGGTGTCAATACAAGATCTCAAACTAATTGGCTTGAAATCTCATGATTGTCACATTTTGATGCAACAACTACTACCTGTGGCTATTCGTGGCATCTTACCCAAAAATGTCCGACATGCCATAACTAGATTGTGCTTTTTCTTTAATGATATATGCAACAAAGTGATTGACCCTGATAAATTGGATGAGATGGAAAATGAGTCTATTGTTATTTTGTGTCAGTTGGAGATGTTTTTTCCTCCTTCATTTTTTGACAtcatggttcacttaatagtccATCTAGTTAGAGAGATTAAAGTGTGTGGCCCTGTTTATTTAAGATGGATGTATCCTTTTGAACAGTACATGAAGATATTGAAAAGCTATGTGAAGAATCATTATCGTCCGGAGGCATCTATTGTTGAAAGGTACATCACAGAAGAAGCCATTGAGTTTTGTACAGAGTATTTGTCACATGCAAAACCTGTAGGATTACCTAAGTCTCGTCACGACGGAAGATCTTTGTGA